ggctggggtccttgcacacagttgGGTGCATTGTTGTGATACAGCCCGTGAACAGGACTTTGGGGCTTGGTTAACATACGGCTGAATGtgagaatgtaattagcatacagctgacatcAGGTTGACGTCAGGACCGACTGAAGCACGTGTGCCAGGCAGAAGTCTGTCTCTGTTCCTGCACTCCACCCTCCAGGCTCcctgctttcctgcatgctcttgGCCCCACCGTGGCCGCTCCTCCCAGGACTTGTACAGGTGAAGCTGAACTTTAATAATTAACTTATCTCTTGGGCCTGGCCTATCGACCCCTGCtgattttgctgtacctaaaataaaTGGTTCCATATTGCTGTTCGCCATGTAATAAATCTTTGATTGTTTTAAGCCTACACTGAGCCGCGCCACCCCTCtggttttcaattttttaattacaatagtaCACCgctgcacaatttcaccactcttgtTCATTCagatggaaacagagaaacagacagcACTGGATCTTCCCTGAGTGCCttggcatctcccatgtggtagtAGGGTTTGAAGCTGGgctgtatgcatggcaaagcacctaccatgtgagctctctctctggtcCCAAAGTAGAATGGCTTAAAGTGGTTTGTGTATCTCCTCttaggaagtgggggggggggaatctgtgGAAGAAGCCCCCAGGAATGAGCCCTTGCCCCCAGGCCAGCACAGTTAGACGCCTCCCCACCTCATAGTTCCAGGTCTTAGGACCTCCTGGGTGTGGGCCCTCTCCCTGAACACCGGCCCCCCAGCTCATGCTAGAAGGGCCCAGCACCTGAATCTGTTCAAAGGGGATCTCGAAGCTGAAGGACTCATTGAAGTAGGGGTTCAGGGTCTTTTTCTTCActgttgtcttcttcttcttgagCCTCTTGCCATTCTGCATCAGGTGGATCTTCACATAGGGGTCTGCAGAGAAAGCCCACAGGAAAggtgccctcagcccccaccccaagACTTGGACTCCCCACCTGGGAGTCCAAGAACCACCCTGGCCCATCTGTGTGGCTGCCTGGAGAATTATGCTTGGGAGCTTCTCAGCCCAAATAAAGTCTTTGTGGAGGGGGTTGTCTGTCCTAGTCAGGACCAGCTAAGTGGAACAGCACTCATCTATCAACCCTGAGTTGATTTAGTCCTCTTCACCTTGCAGTCAAGAAAGTGAGGCCCAGAGAGGGGAAGTGATGCCCAAAGTCATACACTGGACCTGTGACAGCCAGGACCTGCAGAACGCCAGCTAATGGGAGCTGGAGCTCAGGGTGACTCTCAGGGTTCATGGAGGTGTTGGGGCTCCTGTCCCACCAGAACCCTGTGCTGTGGGCACCCCACTGAGTACTCCAAGACCTGACAGCTCTTGGAGAAGAGTCTGGGATTGTAGTGGCTTTGGGCTGAATCCtgagcctccctctctctcctgggaGGCATCCTATCCTGACTGAGTGCCCAGTAGCTCACACACATTCTCCATGGTGATCTAGCTGTGGGGCTCCTGGAGGGAAGCTCAGAGTGGGCTGAGGGCcttcagagaaggggaggggctgAGAAGCCAGAGCTGGGGTCCTGCCAGGAACCCACAGATGCTGTAAGGTCCAAGGCAGGCTGACTCTCAGAGCTCTGAGCCGTGACTGGCTCTCTGGTGCCACCTATTGGCTGCCAGAGGCTCTGCAGGTACCTGAAAGGCCACCCACGTCCATCTTCTTCAGGTTCTTGGCCTCCAGGATGCAGACGGTGAGCTTCCCGGCCGTGGGCACGTAGCGCAGGGAGGTGCAGATGTCACCCAGCTTCTCTGgctggtggggggaaggggacacaGGTCAAATCAGTCATCCCACTGCCCCTAGCTTGGAGACAAGCATAGCAATGGACAAGCACAGCAATGGTGTGTCCCTAGTCCCTGGGGGGGTGACCAGTGGGTGGCTCGGAAACTGTGTCTTAGAGGCTGAAGTGGAAGCAGAAGCCAGGAGAGGAAATAAATGCTGGGGAGGGCCTGGCTGGGTGTCAGGTGTATCTGGGGTCCTACCCCAGGCCCGTGGGAGGTGAGAGTGGGTGTGTATCTCACGCTGAtgaccaccaaccagcccctgttcaccacccccACACCCGGAATGTGGCTTCCAAAGGCCTCAGCAAGCTCTGGGTTCCACTGCTGTCACCTTGACTGTTTCCTGTGACAGGGCGAGGCACCTCAGTGACCACTGAGACGCGGGTGCAGAGGCACTTTTCAGGTGACACTGGATGATCTACCCGGGTCTCTGTTTAAATGGCCCTCATTCCCAGACAGTGTGGGGCCAAAAAAAAGTAGGGGGGAGTgaggaggtggtggcacacctggtagaatgcacagagctgggtttaaaccccccccagtcccctctacctgcagggaggaaacttcatgagtgatggagcagtgctgcagatgtctgtctgtctgtctttctctctctccatatatatatatatatatatatatatgtcatcctttattataaagagaaagagacatggaaATGGtggtcactgggaatggtggctTCCTGCAGGCATAAAGCCCTAGTGATCAGTTGCAATGGTgacagaagagagggaaaaaaaggaaggaagagagagaaaaacagaaaggaaaaaagagaggtgtCTTCAGTCTCTTCACCCCTCTGTCACCACCTGGCACTTGCTGAATGTGTAGGCATTCCGCTGAGACAAGCAGCTAGAATGAGGTTTTGGCACACAGCAGGTGTTCAGAAATATTTAGTGAGTGAAGGCTCGTACTTGCTAGAAGGATGAGCCCCCATGCTGAGAAACCTTTAGGGAAAATAGCTTTCCACCTGggtaaactgaggcacagagtcaCTAATCACTGTCCCCATATGACAGCAGAACCTTGAGAATAGCAATAGCCATCAAGTTCTCTTTTAGTTGAGCACCTACTAGACCCAGATGCCTACTAAGGGCTTCACACAGACAGTTAGCTGATCCTCGTCTGTAACAAGAGGTGAAAGAAGAGAACCCTGGCTGtgcccagagacagagaagtgctGTACTCATGGTCACACAGTTAGGAAGTTTGGAGGCAGGATGCCAAGTGGGGGTCCTCCAGTCCCAGCTGGTGGTGGCCACACCCCTctccgctccccatctgctgtctgctctcacctcctccttctccccgcccTGCAGGTCTCGCCACTCCTCGATGGGCTGGCCGAGGTCCACCGTGTTCATGGGCACCTTCACCTCCCCGATGATGTCGTGCTTGGAGAAGCGGTCAAAGTCATAGATGGCCATCACCAGAGTTTTACCCCCCAGCTCCTGGTAGGGCACCTGTAGAACACAGGCAAGGTCAAGGTCACAGAGGACCCAGAACACCTCCTGGGGTGCTGTGGGCAGGTCTGGGCCTAGGCTGCCGGTGAATCTGCAGAGACAGGAGGCCATTGGCTTGGGGGGAGCAGGTGCCCCGTGGGCAGGTATCCCGGCCTTCGGATCAACCTGCCGTTGCTCCAGACTCAGCTGCTTCTGGAGCCTGGGCCACAACTAGGGTGGAGGAAAGGTCTTGCAGGGCATGGCAGGGTGGGGTGGTAGGGGTGATGGCGAGTAGGGAGGAGCCAAAacctcctcccagcccccagcaccttGAAGGTGAAGGTTTCGTTGAAGGCAGGATTCAGTGTCTTCCGGTGGACTTTGGTctcatatttcttcttcttgtcaGGAAGGAGGAAGACTTTGACATATGGATCGGAGGTGCCACCCATGTCCAGGGCAGGCAGTTCAGCAGCCTGTAGCACGCCCACGGTGAGCTGTGGGGACAGCAGGGACTTGAGTCTGGGGCCAGCTCTCCTGGGGTCTAGCCAACCCTCAGCACCTACAAGCCCTCCCCAGAAGTGGGGAGatagcagtggtgtgtgtgttggggggtacaCAGGCGCTCTGGAGGTTGACTGGCCCAGGAATTTGGATTGACAGAAGGGGGACAGGGAGATTCGGGGATGCTTGATGCACCCACAGCTGGCAGCacgttcatggcaaagcaggagccCTTCCCTAGAGCACGTGGGGACCAAGCCAGAGTGAAAAGTCCAGCTTAGGGTGCAGGCCTGCACTTTCTAGCCTACCCCCCTCAGTATAGACAGGTGCAACGACAGGGTCTGGTGGATCCTGCTGTTCCACCCCACctctcccctgcaccaccacctctCCCCTGCATCCCACCCAGCCTCACCTGGTTCGCCTGAAAGTCGTAGTCCAGAGAGAACTGCAGTTTCCCCAGGTTCTctggctccttctcctcctccccctcaccttctccctcagTCAGGCCTGTCTCTGCATCGTCGTCATCCTGTGGGGGGCTGGAGGGACAAAGGATATGCATTAAAGGAGGTGCAGACCATCCTAGCTTGGTGCAGGGGCACCAAAAGCCAGCAGACCCCAACTGGAAGCTAGTAGACCCCAACTGGAAGCAGGCAAACCCCTGAGTTGGGGTGGCAAGGTCTGTGCCTCAATCCTTCAGCCCTCGGCCCTGTGTTCGGAAGACACAGCCCCATGGAATAGTGCTTTCTCTGAGAGCACTGTGCTGTGAGGTCAGACACTGCCCCCGTGCCCTACAGCATCTTAAGGCTGGTAGAAGGAAGGGTGTCTCCCTTGTTGGCTCCTTCCCTGTgactctcccaccccacccccaggcagcaCGTACCGAGAGTGCAGGCCAGGCAGTGTGCAgcggaggggagacaaagagagagaagaaagcaatGTCAGAGAAAAACGAACAGCTCAGACCAGCCGCTGAACTCGCAGCCTCTCAGTGAAACCAAGCCAGAACCAAGCTAGAACCAGGATGttgacagtctctctctctctctctctctctctctctcttcccttatgGCCCATGTGCACACCTATTTGCACACATACATGCacttctgaacacacacacatgagcCCTCAAAGGCTATGTGGACCCCTGGCTGACTTCCTAAGCTGGCCCTTCCTTCCATGCCCCATATCAGTTCCGGGAGCAAGAGATTTCTCCTAGCCATTCCACAACAAATGGGAGGGCGGGAGACAGGAGCTTCTGTGAACATTAAAATAGAAATCTGGGTGTATGGGGAACAACCCAGACTGGCCAAATCTGAAAGAGGGATTAGATGAAATGAACGATCATTCAACAGCTGGCTTCCACTTGCCCTTCAGAAGCGTGgccccgggagtcgggcagtagcacagcaggttaagcacatgtggcgcaaagcgcaaggaccagcgtaaagatcccagttcgagcccccggctccccacctgtaggggagttgcttcacaggtggtgaagcaggtctgcagatgtctgtctttctctccccctctctgtcttcccctcctctctccatttctctctgtcctatccaacaacgaggacatcaataacaacaacaataactacaacaacaataaaacaagggcaacaaaagggaacaaataaatatttaaaaagaaagaaagaagcatggCCCCGGGACTATCCTGCCCTGTCTGAGCCCTTCCCCTCCCA
The sequence above is a segment of the Erinaceus europaeus chromosome 19, mEriEur2.1, whole genome shotgun sequence genome. Coding sequences within it:
- the SYT2 gene encoding synaptotagmin-2, with the protein product MRNIFKRNQESVVVPATTTATTAMAPSPAPAPRPGPADNSTESGGPGKSKEYILTQIKDKFFNEIYKIPLPPWALIAIAVVAGLLFLTCCFCICKKCCCKKKKNKKEKGKGMKNAMNMKDMKGGQDDDDAETGLTEGEGEGEEEKEPENLGKLQFSLDYDFQANQLTVGVLQAAELPALDMGGTSDPYVKVFLLPDKKKKYETKVHRKTLNPAFNETFTFKVPYQELGGKTLVMAIYDFDRFSKHDIIGEVKVPMNTVDLGQPIEEWRDLQGGEKEEPEKLGDICTSLRYVPTAGKLTVCILEAKNLKKMDVGGLSDPYVKIHLMQNGKRLKKKKTTVKKKTLNPYFNESFSFEIPFEQIQKVQVVVTVLDYDKLGKNEAIGKIFVGSNATGTELRHWSDMLANPRRPIAQWHSLKPEEEVDALLGKNK